The Bacteroides acidifaciens genome includes a region encoding these proteins:
- the tnpC gene encoding IS66 family transposase: protein MKEPVITLTLEEYEELRKERERLEKEHAELQRKYESSLREYSRQVEEISACTAVIADLRWKLADLTRRLWGKSSEKRHLPEDAGQLSICFESPSDVNDPVAEEQKTAEKSAKSENGYNRFRKSFTKKITPHARKPIAPSLPREEIIIPMPEGLSLEGAAKLGEEVSEQYAVSPARFYVRRIIRPKYRLADGRIITAPMPVMAHPHSNASESVLSHIATAKYYDHLPLYRQLDIFEREGIHLSPSTVSNWMMAAAQRLEPIYNELRELVKDSYYVMADETPHPVLESDRPGALHRGYMWNFYLPRFHTPFFEYHKGRGSSGIDTLLAGQVRVVQSDGFAVYDEFDTLPGKLHLCCWAHVRRKFVEAEGNDPPRARHALEQIGRLYAVEEKIRIGHLEGGAVVRLRREESYPIIKGLEKWCRQEYEHTVEKSPIAKAIFYMYTRFEQLSGYVNDAQFCIDNNPVERSIRPLTLNRKNTLFSGSHEAAHAAAIFFSLMGCCRENKVNPKLWMQDVLIRVQENEREKKNDYADLLPFNWKG, encoded by the coding sequence GTGAAAGAACCGGTCATTACCCTTACTTTGGAAGAGTACGAAGAGCTGCGCAAGGAACGTGAACGCCTTGAAAAGGAACATGCAGAACTTCAGAGAAAATACGAATCCTCTTTGCGGGAGTATTCCCGCCAGGTCGAAGAAATCTCAGCCTGTACAGCCGTCATTGCCGACCTGAGATGGAAATTGGCTGACTTGACACGCCGTTTATGGGGTAAATCCAGTGAAAAACGCCATCTTCCCGAAGATGCTGGCCAGTTGAGCATCTGTTTTGAGTCTCCGTCCGATGTCAATGACCCGGTAGCGGAAGAACAGAAAACAGCTGAGAAATCTGCCAAATCGGAGAATGGCTACAACCGTTTCCGTAAGAGCTTCACCAAAAAGATTACCCCCCACGCCCGTAAGCCCATCGCCCCGTCCCTTCCCCGTGAAGAGATTATCATTCCCATGCCGGAGGGCCTTTCGTTGGAGGGAGCGGCGAAGCTGGGAGAGGAAGTGAGCGAACAATATGCCGTCAGTCCCGCCCGATTCTATGTGAGACGCATCATCCGCCCTAAATACCGGCTCGCCGACGGTCGTATCATAACTGCTCCCATGCCCGTAATGGCACATCCCCACAGCAATGCGTCGGAAAGTGTACTGTCACACATTGCTACCGCCAAATATTACGACCACCTGCCTCTGTACAGACAACTGGACATCTTTGAGCGTGAAGGCATCCATCTGAGTCCTTCCACTGTAAGTAACTGGATGATGGCTGCCGCACAGCGTCTGGAGCCAATCTATAATGAACTTCGTGAACTGGTCAAGGACAGCTATTACGTCATGGCCGATGAGACGCCCCATCCCGTACTTGAAAGCGACCGGCCCGGTGCTCTTCACCGCGGGTATATGTGGAACTTCTATCTGCCCCGGTTCCATACCCCATTCTTTGAATATCACAAGGGACGTGGCAGCAGCGGAATAGACACGCTGCTGGCAGGACAGGTTCGGGTGGTACAGAGTGACGGCTTTGCAGTATATGACGAGTTCGACACACTACCCGGAAAGTTGCACCTGTGCTGCTGGGCACACGTCAGGCGCAAGTTTGTGGAAGCGGAAGGAAATGACCCTCCCAGAGCAAGGCATGCACTTGAACAAATAGGCAGACTGTATGCTGTGGAGGAGAAAATCAGGATAGGACATCTGGAAGGCGGGGCTGTAGTAAGGCTTCGCCGGGAAGAATCGTACCCTATTATCAAAGGACTGGAAAAATGGTGCAGGCAGGAGTATGAACATACGGTTGAGAAATCGCCTATTGCAAAGGCCATATTCTATATGTACACACGTTTTGAACAACTGTCTGGATATGTCAACGATGCACAGTTCTGCATTGACAATAATCCGGTGGAGCGCTCTATAAGGCCATTGACTTTGAACAGAAAAAACACTCTTTTCTCCGGTTCACATGAAGCGGCACATGCAGCGGCAATATTCTTTTCACTGATGGGATGTTGCAGAGAAAATAAGGTGAACCCAAAACTATGGATGCAGGACGTGTTGATTAGGGTACAGGAGAATGAAAGAGAAAAGAAAAACGACTACGCTGATTTACTGCCATTTAATTGGAAAGGATAA
- the tnpB gene encoding IS66 family insertion sequence element accessory protein TnpB, with protein MCSVLVFSSESDKLRSLLSESNHFDSVLFIFDGGRRYKVSASSLGIHSPQDLLLPLGLGLFRSSPFWAYYLYPQGCNFHKGIDGLCGEVIRHTGSCVSEQSCHVFLDRSRSRLHILYRCDDEYRLEYRRLNRGSFFLKKDERKRDFLQISWNRLNELLTVKKYRKTVEK; from the coding sequence ATGTGTTCTGTATTAGTATTTTCTAGCGAAAGTGATAAACTACGTAGTCTTTTGTCCGAGTCTAACCATTTTGATTCGGTTCTTTTCATATTTGATGGTGGTCGTCGTTATAAAGTTTCGGCTTCCAGCCTTGGTATCCATTCCCCTCAGGACCTACTTCTCCCTTTAGGCCTTGGTCTTTTCCGTAGCAGTCCTTTCTGGGCCTATTACCTTTATCCCCAAGGTTGTAATTTCCATAAAGGCATTGACGGTCTTTGTGGCGAGGTCATCCGGCACACGGGCTCTTGCGTGTCAGAGCAGAGTTGCCATGTTTTTCTTGACCGCTCCCGTAGCAGGTTGCATATCCTTTATCGGTGCGACGACGAATACCGTTTGGAATACCGTCGTCTGAATCGCGGCTCTTTTTTCTTGAAAAAGGACGAACGGAAGAGGGATTTTCTTCAAATTTCCTGGAATCGCCTGAATGAGCTGCTTACTGTTAAAAAGTATCGGAAAACAGTTGAAAAGTAA
- a CDS encoding transglutaminase domain-containing protein, producing the protein MVKVYLKYMYGFLILVFMITGTDILNKMLPQESVTALEFALRAAGNNRVELEKVLRRYHANAADSLKYAAACFLIENMPFYTYPESEQLENYKSYYIWLKETRSRSFEQLADSVRQLFGPIDRMQQKRDILEVDSAYLCHNIDWAFKVWHEQPWGKNVSFETFCEYLLPYRIGDEPLTYWREMYYEKYNSMLDSLRSSDSLDCEDPFVVAEYLRDRLQDNSSFYTSVSPFPFGHIGPHYVQYQVGRCQDLTDFEIYLFRALGIPCATDFLPLRGHTNAGHFWVVTWDKNGEEYTSDFMGKLEKIHKSALYNDDFSPKIYRYTFSVNRELHKQMTAYGEEVYPFWNFPKFIDVTSTYGHSFSKELSIPLERQYHDKRKGRIAYLCASRRDNWVPVDWAEYDARHLIFRNVRNGAVMRVATIENGLLTFLTDPFYIDRQSGKVHYCTAGTGKQKVVLYAKCDFGGEDLFRERMLGGIFEGSNRPDFVDADTLYIITDVPARLNTVAGSYSDKAYRYLRYKGPADSHCNVAEIAFYEKGDTASVKGKPIGTPGCFYNDGTHEYMNAFDGKTWTSFDYSHPSGGWAGLDLGRKACIDHIVYTPRNRDNYIRPGDVYELFYCDHHWKSAGTVKAASDSLVFCGIPENALLFLRNHTRGVDERIFSYENGIQLWK; encoded by the coding sequence ATGGTAAAGGTATATTTAAAATACATGTACGGGTTTCTGATTCTGGTGTTTATGATAACTGGGACAGATATTCTGAATAAAATGCTTCCTCAGGAATCTGTTACTGCTTTGGAGTTTGCCTTACGTGCGGCGGGCAACAATCGTGTAGAATTGGAGAAAGTGCTCCGGCGTTACCATGCGAATGCTGCCGACAGTCTGAAATATGCCGCTGCCTGCTTTTTGATAGAGAATATGCCTTTTTATACGTATCCCGAGAGCGAGCAATTGGAGAATTACAAATCCTATTATATATGGTTGAAAGAGACTCGTTCAAGGTCGTTTGAACAGTTGGCGGATTCTGTGCGACAACTGTTCGGACCGATAGACAGGATGCAACAGAAAAGAGATATACTCGAAGTCGATTCCGCTTACTTGTGCCACAATATTGACTGGGCTTTTAAAGTCTGGCATGAACAGCCTTGGGGAAAGAACGTCTCTTTTGAAACCTTTTGCGAGTATCTGCTTCCTTACCGTATCGGAGACGAACCGTTGACCTACTGGCGGGAGATGTACTATGAGAAGTACAATTCGATGCTTGATTCTTTGCGGTCGTCCGACTCACTGGATTGTGAAGACCCGTTTGTGGTAGCCGAATATCTGAGAGATCGGCTGCAGGACAACAGTTCTTTTTATACATCTGTTTCGCCTTTTCCTTTCGGGCATATCGGCCCTCATTACGTGCAATATCAGGTGGGGCGTTGCCAAGACCTGACCGACTTTGAGATTTATCTGTTTCGTGCGTTGGGCATTCCTTGCGCCACCGATTTCCTGCCTCTTCGCGGACATACAAATGCAGGACACTTTTGGGTGGTCACTTGGGATAAAAATGGAGAGGAATATACATCCGATTTTATGGGGAAACTGGAAAAAATACATAAGAGTGCATTGTATAATGATGATTTCAGCCCTAAAATATATAGGTATACTTTCAGTGTGAACAGAGAGCTGCACAAGCAGATGACAGCATATGGGGAGGAGGTGTATCCTTTCTGGAATTTTCCTAAGTTCATCGACGTTACTTCCACTTATGGACATTCTTTTAGCAAAGAATTGTCTATCCCTCTCGAAAGGCAGTATCACGACAAACGTAAGGGGCGAATAGCCTATCTGTGTGCGAGTAGAAGAGACAACTGGGTGCCTGTGGACTGGGCAGAGTATGATGCCCGCCATCTGATTTTCCGGAATGTGCGCAATGGTGCAGTGATGAGAGTGGCTACCATAGAGAATGGTTTACTCACCTTCCTGACCGATCCCTTTTATATCGACAGGCAGAGTGGTAAAGTGCATTATTGTACTGCCGGCACAGGCAAGCAGAAGGTCGTGTTGTATGCAAAATGCGATTTTGGGGGAGAAGATTTATTCCGTGAACGTATGTTGGGAGGTATTTTCGAAGGAAGTAACCGTCCGGATTTTGTGGATGCGGATACATTATACATAATAACGGATGTGCCTGCCCGTCTGAATACCGTAGCGGGAAGTTACTCGGACAAAGCGTATCGTTATCTTAGATATAAGGGACCTGCCGACTCTCATTGCAACGTGGCGGAAATCGCTTTTTATGAGAAAGGCGATACGGCTTCCGTCAAAGGGAAGCCAATAGGCACTCCAGGATGTTTCTACAATGACGGAACGCACGAATATATGAACGCGTTTGACGGTAAAACTTGGACATCCTTTGATTATTCTCATCCTTCCGGTGGCTGGGCAGGTCTTGACTTGGGTAGAAAGGCATGCATAGATCACATTGTGTATACTCCCCGCAATCGGGACAATTATATCCGTCCCGGAGATGTGTATGAACTGTTTTATTGCGACCACCATTGGAAATCGGCAGGCACTGTAAAGGCTGCTTCCGATTCGTTAGTGTTTTGTGGGATTCCCGAAAATGCATTGTTGTTTTTACGCAATCATACACGTGGAGTCGATGAACGGATTTTTAGTTACGAAAACGGAATTCAATTATGGAAATAA
- a CDS encoding glutaminase domain-containing protein — MEIRMNGRLTTIVKRIIEGVSCVSLICICSCSCSDSRNIPFSGVSSVGHVDWTVSPGLSTFPLTGIVRVDGKTYRFCGGDSLRMFPLASFSEDDISGWECKYTFLFPGKGWEQPGCDESSWQSGRGGFGFGYEDYPVHTAWVADNLYVRRQFEVTDKEALRGHKMYVRYVCDDQLTIYCNGQYWFKKECFTPSAECHVLTDEDMEAIRTGDNLLAVYGRNTGGPALMDFGLYVENKTYADTDTALLQYVDIQATQTHYVFQCGDLHLRLDFVSSSMSEQWNMTGWPVGFVSYRIEGDDDGTHEVEILFDMDVKCMFGKAKAESRVDGGWRLVRCEGLHLAMKEGAAFTSEEGHIVLSQKLGVENGYEGILVVGYEEGEHLLFAGESLYPVWNGNGERTMDGLMQSVGNHYQEIKADCDRLDCKWNSKAFGKRDTVFARQMLPAYRDFVASHRFFLSSDNKLFCFADTLGNVRDAYESFPVLSFFHRIDWMKALLEPVFEYCGSSCWQRKHPPYDMGLYPVASRQVKEGNSVVETTADMLEMILAIVEEEQDFAFAGMHWAVLCQWADFLENYTIRNVASSDASLECTKKEQGLSAYRELVRWKEKG, encoded by the coding sequence ATGGAAATAAGAATGAATGGCAGATTGACAACAATTGTCAAGAGAATCATCGAGGGAGTAAGTTGTGTTTCACTGATTTGCATCTGCTCCTGTTCCTGTTCGGACAGTCGGAATATTCCTTTTTCCGGTGTTTCTTCCGTCGGGCATGTGGATTGGACGGTGTCGCCCGGACTTTCAACTTTTCCGTTGACGGGAATCGTGAGGGTAGATGGCAAGACGTACCGCTTTTGTGGCGGAGATTCCTTGCGTATGTTTCCTTTGGCTTCGTTTTCAGAAGATGATATTTCCGGTTGGGAGTGTAAGTATACTTTTTTATTTCCGGGAAAAGGCTGGGAACAACCGGGATGTGATGAATCTTCGTGGCAGTCGGGCAGAGGAGGATTTGGTTTCGGGTATGAAGACTATCCGGTGCATACAGCATGGGTGGCGGACAATCTGTATGTTCGCCGGCAATTCGAGGTGACGGACAAAGAAGCCTTGAGAGGACATAAAATGTACGTCCGATATGTCTGCGATGACCAACTGACCATTTATTGCAACGGACAATATTGGTTTAAAAAGGAATGCTTTACTCCCTCTGCCGAATGCCATGTTTTGACGGACGAGGACATGGAGGCTATTCGGACAGGAGATAACCTTCTGGCAGTTTACGGACGCAACACGGGTGGCCCTGCCTTAATGGATTTCGGACTGTATGTAGAGAATAAGACCTATGCTGATACCGACACTGCTCTGTTGCAATATGTGGATATACAAGCCACGCAGACACACTATGTGTTTCAATGCGGTGACCTGCATCTTCGGCTTGATTTTGTATCCTCGTCCATGTCCGAACAATGGAATATGACAGGGTGGCCTGTAGGCTTTGTATCCTATCGGATAGAAGGAGACGATGACGGTACCCACGAGGTAGAAATATTGTTCGATATGGATGTGAAATGTATGTTCGGTAAAGCCAAGGCAGAGAGCCGGGTAGACGGTGGATGGCGGCTTGTCCGGTGTGAGGGGTTGCATTTGGCTATGAAAGAGGGTGCTGCGTTTACGAGCGAAGAAGGACATATCGTTCTTTCTCAGAAGTTGGGTGTGGAAAATGGGTATGAGGGGATACTGGTGGTTGGATATGAGGAAGGAGAACACTTGTTGTTTGCTGGCGAAAGCCTGTATCCTGTTTGGAATGGGAATGGTGAACGAACGATGGACGGACTGATGCAATCGGTCGGTAATCACTATCAGGAGATAAAAGCGGACTGCGACAGGCTTGATTGCAAATGGAACAGTAAAGCCTTTGGCAAACGTGATACCGTGTTCGCACGGCAGATGTTGCCTGCATATCGTGATTTTGTAGCGTCGCACCGTTTTTTCCTTTCATCGGACAACAAGCTTTTCTGCTTTGCTGATACGTTGGGCAATGTAAGAGATGCCTACGAGAGTTTTCCCGTATTGAGTTTTTTCCACCGCATTGATTGGATGAAGGCTTTGCTCGAACCGGTATTTGAGTATTGTGGGAGTTCCTGTTGGCAGCGAAAGCATCCACCTTATGACATGGGGTTGTATCCCGTGGCTTCCCGGCAAGTGAAAGAAGGGAATAGTGTGGTAGAGACCACTGCCGATATGCTGGAGATGATTCTTGCCATTGTGGAGGAGGAACAGGACTTTGCTTTTGCGGGTATGCATTGGGCGGTTCTATGTCAATGGGCGGATTTCTTGGAGAATTATACCATCAGGAATGTGGCATCTTCGGATGCTTCTTTAGAATGTACTAAAAAAGAACAAGGATTGTCCGCATATCGTGAGCTTGTCCGTTGGAAAGAGAAAGGGTGA
- a CDS encoding 6-bladed beta-propeller codes for MRVINLFLCALLVCASCSSKYEEPCEIVRYDHTNIKKSYPLSTFIDTVRFTRLELPESYFFGRVKDILFDDSGIYVVDSKQDIVYRFNSDGTFLNTIGKRGEGPGEYADLTSCFLGKNSIYIADIGPCRIYEYSFDGDYIGTISHPFKLVYNYIRELSNGNFLCHTVSGMNKMHGVWIMDRQGELSKRVLAISEIYPFISSGWNTMTLQEDGTIQIYDPPVGIFYSFNPQDESIHKIFQHKSNYKMTGDFIGVESSYYIKEEHANCDIVVNTDRYLLSIWALPDMTTSFTLLDKNTQKVESCSFPEMDISGLFNFGRWVSSNLSNTWVTYLNDEFIGEYYPEKYEELRMSENVLIVNKLIFKR; via the coding sequence ATGAGAGTAATAAATCTGTTTCTTTGCGCACTATTAGTTTGCGCTTCATGTTCTTCTAAGTATGAAGAACCGTGTGAAATTGTGAGATATGATCATACCAATATCAAAAAGAGTTATCCATTATCAACTTTTATTGATACGGTGAGGTTCACTCGTTTGGAATTGCCAGAATCCTACTTTTTTGGAAGAGTAAAAGACATTTTATTTGATGACTCCGGCATTTATGTAGTCGATTCAAAACAAGACATTGTTTATCGTTTCAATTCGGATGGAACGTTTCTGAATACGATTGGCAAACGAGGTGAAGGTCCGGGAGAGTATGCCGACCTTACATCCTGCTTTTTAGGAAAGAATTCGATTTACATAGCCGATATTGGTCCGTGCCGAATTTATGAATATTCTTTTGATGGAGACTATATAGGGACAATATCACATCCATTTAAGTTGGTATACAATTATATACGGGAATTATCCAATGGTAATTTCCTTTGTCATACAGTGAGTGGAATGAACAAAATGCATGGAGTATGGATTATGGACAGACAGGGAGAACTTTCTAAAAGAGTTTTAGCCATTTCAGAGATATATCCTTTTATTAGTTCCGGATGGAATACAATGACTTTGCAGGAAGATGGGACTATTCAAATTTACGATCCTCCTGTTGGCATATTCTATTCGTTCAATCCTCAGGACGAATCGATACATAAGATTTTTCAGCATAAATCGAACTATAAAATGACCGGCGATTTTATAGGCGTTGAAAGTAGCTATTATATAAAAGAAGAACATGCGAATTGTGATATAGTTGTAAATACAGACAGGTATCTTTTGTCTATTTGGGCTTTGCCTGATATGACTACCTCTTTTACTTTATTGGATAAGAATACTCAGAAAGTAGAGAGTTGCTCTTTTCCCGAAATGGATATTTCAGGTTTGTTCAATTTTGGTCGTTGGGTATCTTCCAATCTCTCCAATACTTGGGTTACTTACCTTAATGACGAATTTATAGGCGAGTATTATCCGGAAAAATATGAGGAATTGCGTATGAGTGAAAATGTGTTGATTGTAAACAAACTGATTTTTAAACGATAA
- a CDS encoding IS4 family transposase: MNQDKYVFAQLVEFLNNDKFRRLVDKYDGNRYVKHFTCWSQLLAMMFGQLSNRESLRDLIVALEAHQGKRYHLGLGREPIAKTTLASANQNRDYRIFEDFAFYMMKEACEKRSTHILDIPGRKYAFDSTTIPLCLATFPWAKFRKKKGGVKAHVLYDIEAQLPAFYTVTTASRHDSTEMSAINYEPNAYYIFDRAYDSFKELYRIHLTGSFFVVRAKSNLKCKFCKWKRRMPKNILSDAEVKLIGYTSGKKYPESFRVIRFYDEEDDREFTFLTNAKHISALDVANLYKKRWFVELFFKWLKQHLKIKRFWGTTENAVRIQISVAIITYCLVAIVQYDMQLNRSTYEVLQILSISLTDKTPLQELFNKTNFNDVKEQFNPLIPGLFD; the protein is encoded by the coding sequence ATGAACCAAGATAAATATGTTTTCGCTCAGTTAGTAGAATTCTTGAACAATGATAAGTTCAGAAGACTTGTAGACAAGTATGATGGCAATCGTTATGTGAAACATTTCACTTGCTGGAGTCAGTTACTTGCAATGATGTTCGGTCAACTCAGTAATCGTGAAAGTCTTCGTGACTTGATTGTAGCTTTGGAAGCACATCAAGGAAAGCGTTATCATTTGGGATTGGGTCGTGAGCCCATTGCCAAAACTACGCTTGCATCTGCCAATCAGAATCGGGATTACAGAATCTTCGAAGATTTTGCTTTCTATATGATGAAGGAAGCATGTGAAAAACGATCGACTCACATCTTGGATATTCCAGGAAGGAAGTATGCGTTTGATTCCACTACAATTCCTTTATGTTTGGCTACATTCCCTTGGGCGAAGTTCCGTAAGAAAAAAGGTGGAGTTAAGGCTCATGTCCTTTATGACATAGAAGCACAACTTCCAGCCTTTTATACAGTAACTACAGCATCCAGGCATGATTCAACAGAAATGTCCGCAATTAATTATGAGCCAAATGCTTATTATATATTTGACAGAGCGTATGACTCGTTTAAAGAACTTTATCGGATTCATCTTACAGGTTCTTTCTTTGTAGTCAGAGCGAAGTCTAATCTGAAATGCAAGTTCTGTAAATGGAAGCGTAGAATGCCGAAAAATATCCTTTCAGATGCGGAAGTGAAACTGATAGGGTACACTTCTGGAAAGAAGTATCCTGAATCATTCAGAGTCATCCGTTTCTATGATGAAGAGGATGATCGTGAATTCACATTCCTGACGAATGCCAAACACATATCTGCACTTGATGTTGCCAATCTTTATAAGAAAAGATGGTTCGTGGAACTTTTCTTCAAATGGCTGAAACAACACCTTAAGATAAAAAGGTTCTGGGGTACTACCGAGAATGCGGTTCGAATACAGATTAGTGTTGCTATCATCACCTATTGTTTAGTAGCTATTGTACAATATGATATGCAACTGAATCGTTCAACTTATGAGGTCTTGCAGATTCTTAGCATCTCATTAACAGATAAAACGCCTTTACAAGAGCTGTTTAATAAGACTAATTTCAATGATGTCAAAGAACAATTTAATCCCCTTATTCCGGGATTATTTGATTAA
- a CDS encoding 6-bladed beta-propeller, producing the protein MVEYDHTDIKESFPLSSFVDKVETVRLELPEPYFFGGVGNILFDESGIYINDSKQEVIYRFDANGIFLNTIGKRGEGPGEYVELSSHFLGEKSIYVSDRNSRKIHEYTFNGEYIGTISYPFELLYNYIMALPNGNFLCHTVDGFLNGHGVWILNRQGEMEKTVLSIPEKYPFRRCGWNTMALQADGRIQIYDAPVGVFYLFDPKDESIKKVLRHKSNFKMTGDFVGQELNSIINESYADGGWVLNGDRYLFSVWSLPETDHLYYTLYDKKTKKSETCNFPELDVPGVFSFHFWKSSNLPNTWVSYVGDEYMEMCFPEKRDELHMSERTLFVYKLIFKR; encoded by the coding sequence ATGGTGGAGTATGACCACACCGATATAAAGGAAAGTTTCCCTTTATCTTCTTTTGTCGATAAAGTTGAGACAGTTCGTTTGGAATTGCCCGAGCCTTATTTCTTTGGCGGAGTTGGCAATATCTTATTTGATGAATCTGGAATTTATATAAATGACAGCAAACAAGAAGTGATTTACCGATTTGATGCAAATGGGATTTTTCTGAATACAATTGGTAAACGTGGTGAAGGCCCTGGAGAATATGTAGAACTGTCTTCCCACTTTTTAGGAGAAAAATCGATTTATGTAAGTGATAGAAATTCTAGAAAGATTCACGAGTATACCTTTAACGGTGAATATATAGGGACGATTTCATATCCCTTTGAGTTGCTTTATAATTATATTATGGCATTGCCTAATGGAAATTTCTTATGTCATACTGTAGATGGGTTTCTAAACGGGCATGGAGTGTGGATATTGAACAGGCAAGGGGAAATGGAAAAGACTGTGCTGTCCATTCCTGAAAAATATCCTTTCCGCAGATGTGGATGGAATACAATGGCCTTGCAGGCAGATGGAAGGATTCAGATATATGATGCACCGGTGGGTGTCTTCTATCTGTTTGATCCTAAAGATGAATCTATAAAGAAAGTGCTTCGACATAAGTCAAATTTCAAAATGACAGGTGACTTTGTCGGGCAAGAACTTAACAGCATTATTAATGAATCGTATGCTGATGGCGGCTGGGTACTCAATGGGGATAGATATCTTTTTTCTGTTTGGAGTCTGCCTGAAACGGACCATCTATATTATACATTATATGATAAAAAGACGAAGAAGTCGGAAACTTGTAATTTCCCTGAATTGGATGTGCCTGGAGTGTTTTCTTTTCATTTTTGGAAATCTTCAAATCTTCCTAATACTTGGGTATCTTATGTTGGCGACGAATACATGGAAATGTGTTTCCCGGAGAAACGTGATGAATTGCATATGAGCGAAAGAACATTGTTTGTGTATAAATTGATTTTTAAGCGTTAA
- a CDS encoding 6-bladed beta-propeller, translating into MRRITNLFLCVLLFCVSCTSTQDDTCEMVVYDHTDIKEQFPLSSYIDRVESVRLELPEPYFFGEVATVLFDKSGIYILDSKQDKVFRFDENGTFLNTIGKCGEGPGEYANMSSCFLGKNSVYIDDDSSRKIYEYSFNGDYIATVSYPFDILYNYAMELPDKNFLCHSADGFWTTTHGVWILDRQGNMRRVLAIPEKTPYCLASWKTMTLREDGKYQIYDPPVGAFYLFDTVDESIKKVFQHRSSYKMSGDFVGMTDIKNEDVAMGNWIVNGERFLFSVWGLPNTDKLYYTIYDKKTKKSETYKSPKIDIPGLLFFNNWKFSNLPNAWVHVTDDQLMNHFYPDKLKELQMNERVLIVEKLFLKR; encoded by the coding sequence ATGAGAAGAATAACAAATCTGTTTTTATGTGTATTGCTATTTTGTGTTTCATGTACTTCTACCCAAGACGACACTTGTGAAATGGTAGTGTATGACCACACTGATATTAAAGAGCAGTTTCCTTTATCTTCCTATATCGATAGAGTAGAATCTGTTCGTTTGGAACTGCCCGAACCTTATTTTTTCGGTGAAGTAGCTACTGTCTTATTTGATAAATCCGGTATTTATATACTTGATAGTAAACAAGATAAAGTTTTCCGTTTCGATGAGAATGGTACTTTTTTGAATACGATCGGTAAATGTGGTGAGGGACCTGGAGAGTATGCGAACATGTCTTCTTGCTTTTTGGGAAAGAATTCAGTTTATATAGATGATGACAGTTCAAGAAAGATTTATGAGTATTCTTTTAATGGTGATTATATAGCTACGGTTTCTTATCCCTTTGACATACTTTATAATTATGCCATGGAATTGCCGGATAAGAATTTCTTGTGTCATTCGGCAGATGGTTTTTGGACCACGACTCATGGTGTATGGATACTAGACAGACAGGGGAATATGAGAAGAGTTCTTGCCATTCCTGAAAAGACTCCTTATTGTCTGGCTTCCTGGAAGACAATGACCTTACGTGAAGATGGTAAATATCAGATATATGATCCCCCCGTTGGCGCCTTTTATCTGTTCGACACCGTTGATGAATCTATAAAGAAGGTTTTCCAGCATAGGTCAAGTTACAAGATGTCCGGAGATTTTGTAGGCATGACTGATATAAAAAATGAGGACGTTGCAATGGGGAATTGGATTGTGAATGGAGAAAGATTTCTTTTTTCTGTATGGGGGTTGCCCAATACAGATAAGTTATATTATACGATATATGACAAGAAGACTAAAAAGTCGGAAACCTACAAATCGCCTAAAATAGATATTCCGGGATTGCTGTTTTTCAATAATTGGAAATTCTCGAATCTTCCGAACGCTTGGGTGCATGTTACCGACGATCAACTTATGAATCATTTTTATCCTGACAAACTCAAGGAGCTCCAAATGAATGAAAGAGTATTGATTGTGGAAAAGTTATTTCTTAAACGTTGA